A region from the Lysobacter antibioticus genome encodes:
- a CDS encoding metal-dependent hydrolase produces the protein MDSLTQIVLGAALSAAIAPAGHRRAALLAGAALGTLPDLDVIPVNLFTADPVERMTWHRSLSHSLLVLPFIAWAIWAWCRERGGRVAQSPKRWFWAMQAALLTHPVLDAFTVYGTQLLWPLPVKPVMWSSVFIIDPLYTVWLLLACVVAWFARERRLAQPALVVGLALSSLYLGGSLWAKSRVEHEAEAALAKLGLEDAPRFSVPMPFNTLLWRVVAMTPGGFVEGERSLVADRGPMRFRAYDSDMEAFRQVSGYPAVHRLNWFNHGFMKAEQRDGRLIVTDLRMGAEPDYSFRFAVAERAAESWREIPPQQLQWPWDAARKLPAMWTRIWQEPEIVAEAQAPVPTSMRAAAIPAQSHNGGMR, from the coding sequence GCCGGGCATCGCCGCGCGGCCTTGCTTGCCGGCGCCGCACTGGGCACCTTGCCCGACCTCGACGTTATCCCGGTCAACCTGTTCACTGCCGACCCGGTCGAACGCATGACCTGGCACCGCAGCCTCAGCCACTCGCTGCTGGTGCTGCCCTTCATCGCCTGGGCGATCTGGGCCTGGTGCCGCGAACGCGGCGGCCGCGTCGCGCAGTCGCCCAAGCGCTGGTTCTGGGCGATGCAGGCGGCCTTGCTGACCCATCCGGTGCTCGATGCCTTCACCGTCTACGGCACCCAGTTGCTGTGGCCGCTGCCGGTCAAACCGGTGATGTGGTCGAGCGTCTTCATCATCGACCCGCTGTACACGGTGTGGTTGTTGCTCGCCTGCGTGGTGGCCTGGTTCGCGCGCGAACGCAGGCTCGCGCAACCGGCGCTGGTGGTCGGCCTGGCCTTGAGCTCGCTGTACCTGGGCGGCTCGTTATGGGCCAAGTCGCGGGTCGAACACGAGGCCGAAGCCGCATTGGCCAAGCTCGGGCTGGAGGACGCGCCGCGTTTCTCGGTGCCGATGCCGTTCAACACCCTCCTGTGGCGGGTGGTGGCGATGACGCCCGGCGGTTTCGTCGAAGGCGAGCGTTCGCTGGTCGCCGATCGCGGGCCGATGCGGTTCCGTGCCTACGACTCCGATATGGAGGCTTTCAGGCAGGTCAGCGGTTATCCGGCCGTGCATCGTTTGAACTGGTTCAACCACGGCTTCATGAAAGCCGAGCAGCGCGACGGCCGCCTGATCGTGACCGACCTGCGCATGGGCGCCGAGCCCGACTACAGCTTCCGCTTCGCGGTGGCCGAGCGCGCCGCCGAGTCCTGGCGCGAGATTCCGCCGCAGCAGTTGCAATGGCCCTGGGATGCGGCGCGCAAGCTGCCGGCGATGTGGACGCGGATCTGGCAGGAGCCGGAGATCGTCGCCGAGGCCCAGGCGCCCGTACCGACCTCGATGCGCGCCGCGGCGATCCCGGCGCAGAGCCACAACGGCGGCATGCGCTGA